A genomic stretch from Lathyrus oleraceus cultivar Zhongwan6 chromosome 2, CAAS_Psat_ZW6_1.0, whole genome shotgun sequence includes:
- the LOC127117595 gene encoding pentatricopeptide repeat-containing protein At3g06920 codes for MKILTRVQVLKFRFFFKCYTIDPLSKRFSSSSSNGSHFSTSETYDKVNPFMGDSYQDNATKVDGMRKTMYDVCGVLDAGPWGPAVEDALNLFDEMSQPEVIVGVMRRVKDMNVAFQYFRWVERKTEQPHCPEVYNALLMVMARTRNSDYLEQILEEMSVAGFGLSNHICIELVASFVKSQKLREAFGVIEIMRKFKFRPSFSAYTTLIGALSEANKPDPMLTLFHQMQEIGYEANVHLFTTLVRVFAREGRIDAALSLLDEMKSNSFTADLVLYNVCIDCFGKVGKVDMAWKFFHEMKAQGLAPDDVTYTSLIGVLCKAGRLEEAVELFEELDLNRSVPCVYAYNTMIMGYGSAGKFNEAYSLLERQKRKGCIPSVIAYNCILTCLGRKGKIEEALRIHQEMRQDAAPNLTTYNILIDMLCKAGELEAALKVQETMKEAGLFPNIMTVNIMIDRLSKAQKLDEACSIFLGLDHKVCTPNSRTFCSLIDGLGRCGRVDDAYSLYEKMLDSGQTPNVVVYTSLIKNFFKCGRKEDGHKIYKEMVHRGCSPDLMLLNSYMDCVFKAGEVEKGRALFEEIKAQGLVPDVRSYSILIHGLVKAGFSRETYKLFYEMKEQGLHLDVLAYNTVIDGFCKSGKVDKAYQLLEEMKTKGLQPTVVTYGSVVDGLAKIDRLDEAYMLFEEAKSIGVDLNVVIYSSLIDGFGKVGRIDEAYLILEELMQKGLTPNTYTWNCLLDALVKAEEIDEAQVCFQNMKSLKCPPNEMTYSIMINGLCMIGKFNKAFVFWQEMQKKGLKPNSITYTTMIVGLAKAGNVMEARGLFDRFKASGGIPDSACYNAMMEGLSSANKAMDAYTVFEETRMKGCRVNSKTCVVLLDALHKADCLEQAAIVGAVLREMAKSQHATRLP; via the exons ATGAAGATTCTAACAAGGGTTCAAG TTCTAAAGTTTCGATTTTTCTTTAAATGCTATACAATTGACCCTTTATCCAAGAGGTTctcatcatcatcttcaaatGGGTCTCATTTTTCTACTTCTGAAACGTATGATAAAGTTAATCCATTTATGGGTGATAGCTACCAAGACAATGCAACAAAAGTTGATGGTATGAGAAAGACAATGTATGATGTATGTGGGGTTTTGGATGCTGGGCCATGGGGGCCTGCTGTTGAGGATGCACTCAACTTGTTCGATGAAATGTCTCAACCAGAAGTGATTGTTGGAGTGATGAGGAGGGTGAAGGATATGAATGTTGCATTTCAGTATTTTAGGTGGGTGGAGCGAAAAACTGAACAACCACATTGCCCCGAAGTTTACAATGCGCTACTCATGGTTATGGCTAGGACTAGAAACTCGGATTATCTGGAACAGATTCTTGAAGAAATGAGTGTGGCTGGATTTGGACTCTCCAATCATATTTGTATAGAACTGGTTGCTAGTTTTGTCAAATCGCAGAAGCTAAGAGAAGCTTTTGGTGTTATTGAAATAatgaggaagttcaaattccGTCCTTCATTTTCGGCTTACACGACACTGATTGGTGCCTTGTCTGAGGCAAACAAACCTGATCCCATGCTCACCCTCTTTCACCAAATGCAGGAGATAGGTTATGAAGCAAATGTACATCTTTTTACCACGCTTGTTCGCGTGTTTGCTAGGGAGGGTCGCATAGATGCGGCTCTGTCCTTGCTGGATGAGATGAAGAGCAACTCGTTTACTGCTGATCTTGTCCTTTATAATGTATGTATAGACTGTTTTGGTAAAGTTGGTAAGGTGGATATGGCATGGAAATTCTTTCACGAGATGAAGGCACAAGGGTTGGCTCCTGACGATGTCACATATACTAGCTTGATTGGAGTTCTTTGCAAGGCTGGGAGATTGGAAGAAGCTGTTGAGTTGTTTGAAGAACTGGATCTCAACAGGAGTGTCCCTTGTGTCTATGCTTATAATACCATGATTATGGGTTATGGTTCAGCTGGGAAATTTAATGAAGCATACAGTTTGCTTGAGAGACAAAAGAGAAAGGGGTGTATACCTAGTGTCATTGCATACAATTGCATTCTAACCTGCTTAGGAAGAAAGGGTAAAATAGAGGAAGCATTGAGGATCCACCAAGAAATGCGACAAGATGCCGCACCTAATCTTACAACCTACAAtattttaattgacatgctttGTAAAGCCGGAGAACTCGAAGCTGCTCTGAAAGTTCAGGAAACCATGAAAGAAGCCGGCTTATTCCCAAATATTATGACTGTAAATATAATGATTGATCGACTATCTAAAGCTCAAAAACTTGACGAAGCTTGCTCCATATTTTTAGGATTGGATCATAAAGTATGCACTCCCAACTCAAGAACATTTTGTTCACTTATCGATGGCTTGGGTAGATGTGGCAGGGTAGACGATGCTTATAGTCTTTATGAAAAAATGTTAGATTCTGGTCAAACTCCAAATGTAGTAGTGTATACATCTCTTATTAAGAACTTTTTTAAGTGTGGTAGGAAGGAGGATGGTCACAAAATTTACAAAGAGATGGTTCATAGGGGCTGTTCTCCTGATCTGATGCTTCTTAATTCTTACATGGATTGTGTTTTCAAAGCTGGTGAAGTTGAGAAAGGTAGGGCTTTATTTGAAGAAATAAAGGCTCAGGGTTTAGTTCCTGATGTCCGGAGCTACTCGATTTTAATTCACGGTCTCGTGAAAGCAGGTTTTTCAAGAGAAACATATAAGTTGTTCTACGAGATGAAGGAACAAGGACTGCATTTGGACGTCCTTGCTTACAACACTGTAATTGATGGATTTTGCAAGTCCGGTAAAGTCGATAAAGCATACCAACTGCTGGAGGAAATGAAGACAAAGGGTCTACAACCCACTGTTGTAACCTATGGTTCTGTCGTTGATGGACTAGCTAAAATTGACAGGCTTGATGAAGCATATATGTTATTTGAAGAAGCAAAATCAATAGGTGTTGATTTGAATGTAGTTATCTACAGTAGTCTTATTGACGGGTTTGGCAAAGTGGGAAGAATTGATGAAGCATACTTAATTTTGGAGGAGTTGATGCAGAAAGGTCTGACTCCAAACACCTACACTTGGAATTGCTTACTCGATGCATTGGTGAAAGCTGAGGAAATTGATGAAGCTCAAGTCTGCTTTCAGAACATGAAAAGCTTAAAATGTCCTCCAAATGAAATGACTTACAGCATTATGATAAATGGTCTTTGTATGATTGGAAAATTCAATAAGGCTTTTGTATTTTGGCAAGAAATGCAGAAAAAAGGTTTAAAACCCAATTCTATCACATACACCACAATGATTGTGGGACTTGCAAAGGCTGGAAATGTTATGGAGGCAAGAGGCCTATTTGATAGATTTAAGGCAAGTGGGGGCATACCCGATTCTGCTTGCTATAATGCCATGATGGAAGGACTAAGCAGTGCCAATAAAGCAATGGATGCATATACAGTTTTTGAGGAAACTCGAATGAAAGGATGCCGTGTAAATAGCAAAACATGTGTTGTTCTTTTAGATGCCTTGCATAAGGCTGACTGCCTTGAGCAGGCAGCAATTGTTGGTGCTGTCTTAAGGGAAATGGCAAAGTCTCAACATGCTACAAGGTTACCCTGA